The following are from one region of the Paenibacillus sabinae T27 genome:
- a CDS encoding multidrug resistance efflux transporter family protein, with amino-acid sequence MKPLLYGVCSALFFAITFVLNRRMELSGGSWAWSSSLRYFFTLPFLLALVAGRRRLKPLLREMADKPWHWLLWGTVGFGLFYAPITFAAAYAPGWLTAGTWQITIISGSLLAPLFVTRIQGSQGLMVTRGKIPLRGLGLSLIILAGVALLQLEHAQRLSASQVLLGIVPVLIASFAYPLGNRKTMELCGGRLDVFQRILGMTLASMPFWALVALLGWKEAGLPSEGQLVQSAIVALSSGVVATVLFFRATDMVRHSMTGLAAVEATQSLEVLFALLGEMVILSAPAPAAISWAGIAVIIIGMVLHSLFSHSKPKKERKGKRGEVESISAAQ; translated from the coding sequence TTGAAGCCTCTGCTTTACGGCGTCTGCTCGGCGCTGTTCTTTGCCATCACTTTCGTTCTGAACCGCCGTATGGAGCTGTCCGGGGGAAGCTGGGCGTGGAGCTCCTCGCTGCGGTATTTTTTCACGCTGCCCTTTCTGCTGGCCCTTGTAGCCGGACGCCGGAGATTGAAGCCGCTCCTTAGGGAAATGGCGGACAAGCCTTGGCACTGGCTGCTGTGGGGAACAGTTGGCTTCGGGCTGTTCTACGCCCCGATTACCTTCGCGGCAGCATACGCCCCCGGCTGGCTTACGGCCGGAACATGGCAAATTACGATTATTTCCGGCTCCCTGCTGGCGCCGCTGTTCGTTACCCGGATACAAGGATCTCAAGGATTGATGGTCACAAGGGGCAAAATCCCGCTTCGCGGACTTGGCCTCTCCCTGATTATTCTCGCTGGCGTTGCGCTGCTTCAGCTGGAACATGCGCAGAGGCTGTCGGCCTCACAGGTGCTGCTTGGCATCGTACCCGTTCTCATCGCTTCCTTCGCCTATCCGCTCGGCAACCGCAAGACGATGGAGCTGTGCGGCGGCCGGCTGGACGTCTTCCAGCGCATTCTTGGAATGACGCTGGCCAGCATGCCTTTCTGGGCGCTGGTCGCGCTGCTCGGCTGGAAGGAGGCGGGCCTTCCTTCGGAAGGACAGCTCGTTCAGTCTGCGATTGTCGCGCTTTCATCGGGCGTTGTGGCGACGGTTCTGTTCTTCCGGGCCACTGATATGGTCAGACACAGCATGACGGGACTGGCTGCGGTTGAGGCCACGCAGTCGCTTGAGGTGCTGTTTGCCCTGCTTGGGGAGATGGTCATCCTGTCCGCTCCCGCTCCGGCTGCTATTTCCTGGGCCGGAATTGCCGTTATTATTATTGGCATGGTCTTGCACAGCTTATTCTCCCACTCCAAGCCGAAGAAGGAACGCAAGGGGAAGCGGGGCGAAGTGGAGAGCATTTCCGCGGCGCAGTGA
- the tsaE gene encoding tRNA (adenosine(37)-N6)-threonylcarbamoyltransferase complex ATPase subunit type 1 TsaE produces MENNPEAVFTFRSRSLRETEALAQELASAAEPGWVIGLDGDLGAGKTAFSQSFARHLGVQGIVSSPTFTIIKEYAGRVPLYHMDVYRLSLEEADELGLDEYFFGQGICLVEWSSIIAEIMPERHMHIRLETTGPEERVITVAGTGEPYAGVCRGLIQKWG; encoded by the coding sequence TTGGAAAATAATCCGGAAGCGGTATTTACCTTTCGCTCCCGCAGCCTGCGGGAGACGGAAGCGCTGGCGCAGGAGCTGGCCTCCGCAGCCGAGCCGGGCTGGGTCATCGGCCTCGACGGCGATTTGGGTGCGGGCAAGACGGCGTTCTCGCAGAGCTTTGCCCGGCATTTGGGCGTTCAGGGCATTGTCAGCAGTCCTACGTTTACGATTATCAAGGAATATGCGGGCCGAGTCCCGCTGTATCATATGGATGTGTACCGGCTCTCGCTTGAGGAAGCGGATGAGCTGGGTCTGGACGAATATTTTTTCGGACAAGGAATTTGTTTGGTGGAATGGAGCAGCATTATCGCGGAGATTATGCCTGAGCGGCATATGCATATCCGCCTGGAGACGACCGGGCCGGAGGAACGCGTGATTACAGTAGCCGGAACCGGAGAGCCTTATGCGGGCGTCTGCCGCGGACTGATACAGAAGTGGGGTTAA
- the tsaB gene encoding tRNA (adenosine(37)-N6)-threonylcarbamoyltransferase complex dimerization subunit type 1 TsaB yields MTSAKEQPRKRFLALDTATATLGVAVTESGSVVHEINASGERNHSVHLLPIIGEALRASGGAEMLQGITVGVGPGSYTGTRIAVTAAKSLAWSWKLPVAGVSTLQALAWGGWNAGTGSPEDAASGVRPGEGFGPDWIVPLLDARRGQAYTALFAAQGGDAPRRLAPDSIRLMADWVRSLAERLEAAKAQGESPRRLWFVGETAVHGGEESLKPLEGAAELHAQPYELEGRWIGFLGEARHASGDTDDVHSLIPNYTQLAEAEANLLKAGKGGVKSR; encoded by the coding sequence ATGACGAGTGCAAAAGAACAGCCGCGCAAGCGGTTTTTGGCGTTGGATACGGCGACGGCAACGCTCGGCGTAGCGGTAACAGAAAGCGGCAGCGTGGTGCATGAAATCAATGCGTCGGGAGAACGCAACCATTCCGTGCATCTTCTGCCGATCATCGGGGAGGCATTGCGAGCCTCGGGCGGCGCCGAAATGCTGCAAGGCATCACTGTCGGCGTAGGCCCGGGCTCCTATACGGGAACCCGGATTGCCGTGACGGCGGCCAAGTCGCTGGCGTGGAGCTGGAAGCTTCCCGTCGCCGGCGTGTCCACCCTTCAGGCGCTGGCCTGGGGCGGCTGGAATGCCGGTACGGGAAGCCCGGAGGACGCCGCCTCAGGCGTCCGGCCCGGAGAGGGCTTCGGGCCGGACTGGATTGTTCCGCTGCTCGACGCCCGGCGCGGACAGGCTTATACGGCGCTGTTCGCCGCGCAAGGCGGAGACGCGCCTCGGCGTCTGGCGCCGGACTCGATCCGCCTCATGGCGGATTGGGTGCGGTCACTTGCCGAGCGTCTGGAGGCTGCCAAGGCGCAGGGGGAGTCTCCCCGCCGCCTGTGGTTTGTCGGCGAGACGGCGGTACATGGCGGCGAGGAATCACTGAAGCCGCTGGAGGGAGCCGCCGAGCTGCACGCTCAGCCTTATGAGCTGGAAGGGCGCTGGATCGGATTTCTCGGGGAAGCTCGGCATGCGTCGGGGGACACCGACGACGTGCACAGCCTGATCCCGAATTATACGCAGCTTGCGGAAGCGGAAGCGAATTTGCTTAAAGCCGGCAAAGGGGGCGTGAAATCGAGATGA
- the rimI gene encoding ribosomal protein S18-alanine N-acetyltransferase produces the protein MMEAEPAKGREEGLVFRLMKVEDIPDILVIEREAFTMPWTEEAFRNELTHNHFAKYMVMEYEGRIIGYAGMWAIVDEAHVTNIALLEEYRGRKWGERLLDELMRTASYLGMKSITLEVRVSNDIAQNLYRKKGFRPAGLRKGYYSDNREDAMIMWADLPSYLEI, from the coding sequence ATGATGGAAGCTGAACCGGCAAAAGGGCGGGAAGAAGGCCTTGTTTTTCGGCTCATGAAAGTGGAGGATATCCCCGATATTCTGGTGATCGAACGGGAAGCCTTTACAATGCCCTGGACGGAGGAAGCCTTCCGCAATGAGCTGACGCATAATCATTTTGCCAAATATATGGTGATGGAATATGAAGGACGCATTATCGGTTACGCGGGAATGTGGGCGATTGTGGACGAAGCGCATGTGACGAACATTGCCCTGCTTGAGGAATACCGGGGTCGCAAATGGGGCGAAAGGCTGCTGGATGAGCTGATGAGAACCGCCTCCTATCTCGGGATGAAGTCAATCACGCTGGAAGTGCGGGTATCAAACGACATCGCCCAGAATTTGTACCGCAAAAAGGGCTTTCGCCCTGCCGGACTCCGCAAAGGATATTACTCCGACAACCGCGAGGATGCAATGATCATGTGGGCGGATCTGCCGTCTTACCTGGAGATATAA
- the tsaD gene encoding tRNA (adenosine(37)-N6)-threonylcarbamoyltransferase complex transferase subunit TsaD: protein MKDETGAQKPVYILAIETSCDETSAAVVKDGWEVLSNIISSQIETHRAFGGVVPEVASRKHVEVITLIVEEALAQAEITPDKLDAVAVTQGPGLVGALLVGVVAAKALALAWNKPLIGTHHIAGHIYAARLVKELEYPALALVASGGHTELVSLESEGRFKIIGRTRDDAVGEAYDKVARALGFPYPGGPHVDKLAHEAAEAAALPRVWLEPDSYDFSLSGLKSAVLNLVNQSRMKGQEPDAAAIARGFQESVVEVLVEKAVRAVRATGARQLLLCGGVAANRGLREALTARCGKEGIELIIPPAVFCTDNAAMIGAAAYTKWLHDGGTPLDMVADPGFSLEHWSVQTS, encoded by the coding sequence ATGAAGGACGAAACGGGCGCTCAGAAGCCTGTCTATATATTGGCGATCGAGACGAGCTGCGACGAGACGTCGGCGGCTGTTGTAAAAGACGGCTGGGAGGTGCTGTCGAACATCATCTCCAGCCAGATCGAGACCCACCGCGCGTTCGGCGGGGTAGTGCCCGAAGTGGCCTCCCGCAAGCATGTGGAAGTTATTACCCTTATCGTTGAAGAGGCGCTTGCCCAGGCGGAAATAACGCCGGATAAGCTTGACGCGGTGGCGGTCACACAGGGGCCGGGACTGGTCGGCGCGCTGCTGGTCGGGGTAGTGGCGGCCAAGGCGCTGGCGCTGGCCTGGAACAAGCCGCTGATCGGAACGCATCATATCGCCGGGCATATTTACGCGGCGCGTCTGGTGAAGGAGCTGGAATATCCGGCGCTGGCGCTGGTCGCTTCCGGAGGGCATACGGAGCTGGTCAGCCTGGAATCGGAAGGGCGATTCAAGATCATCGGCCGCACACGGGATGACGCCGTCGGCGAGGCTTACGACAAGGTGGCCCGTGCGCTCGGGTTCCCTTATCCCGGTGGTCCGCATGTGGACAAGCTGGCCCATGAAGCGGCGGAAGCGGCTGCGCTTCCCCGGGTGTGGCTCGAGCCGGACTCCTATGATTTCAGCCTCAGCGGCCTGAAGTCGGCCGTGCTGAATCTGGTGAACCAGAGCCGGATGAAGGGGCAGGAGCCCGATGCGGCGGCTATCGCCCGGGGGTTTCAGGAGTCCGTCGTTGAAGTGCTGGTCGAAAAAGCGGTTCGTGCCGTCCGTGCCACGGGCGCCCGGCAGCTGCTGCTCTGCGGCGGCGTCGCTGCGAACCGGGGCCTCCGCGAAGCGCTGACCGCACGCTGCGGGAAAGAGGGCATCGAGCTGATTATTCCTCCCGCCGTCTTCTGCACCGATAACGCCGCCATGATCGGCGCCGCGGCCTATACGAAGTGGCTGCATGACGGAGGAACGCCGCTGGATATGGTAGCCGATCCCGGCTTCTCTCTCGAACATTGGTCGGTACAAACCTCTTGA
- a CDS encoding ABC-F family ATP-binding cassette domain-containing protein — translation MLLQATGITKLYGIQPVLEGINLQVNEKERVGLVGVNGAGKSTLLKILAGELSYDSGQIYKSKETTVGYLAQNSGLQSDRTIQEEILAVFAPLIEAEAELRQLEEQIADPAAAENEKRYEELLERYSTRSDWFKDNGGYEMNTRIRSVLHGMGFGDFPPDTPISTLSGGQKTRLALARILLQAPDLLMLDEPTNHLDIETLTWLEDYLRGYSGGILVVSHDRYFLDRLVTAIVEIERHESRRYTGNYSRYVDLKAAEYESRLKQYEKQQDEIAKMEEFVQRNIVRASTTKRAQSRRKALEKMDRIERPLGDLKKANFSFEPSFHSGKEVLQVREVAVAFAEGDPLFKNASFELRRGETAALVGPNGIGKSTLLQCLIGSREPSAGSVTWGTKVKIGYYDQEQTRLNPKNTVLEELWSEYPMLEEARIRTILGNFLFSGEDVQKRIAALSGGEKARVALSKLMLRGANMLILDEPTNHLDLVSREVLESALIDFEGTLLFISHDRYFLNKMAERVLELHPGGIDPYLGNYDDYVAKKGELEDLASEDAVSVATTPVGGTDKGPAPASDKGGAASYETDKQAKREERNRQRRLAELEESIAKLEEEIAVVETEMTKPEIYQDYVALQEHERDLNEKKQRLAEFFGEWEILADATN, via the coding sequence ATGCTTCTTCAAGCGACAGGTATCACGAAATTATACGGCATCCAGCCCGTGCTGGAAGGCATCAACCTGCAGGTAAATGAGAAAGAGCGGGTCGGACTCGTCGGCGTCAACGGAGCCGGAAAGTCGACCCTGCTTAAGATATTGGCCGGTGAGCTGTCCTATGATTCCGGTCAAATTTATAAATCCAAGGAAACAACCGTCGGTTATTTAGCGCAGAACAGCGGTCTGCAGTCTGACCGCACCATTCAGGAGGAAATACTCGCCGTGTTCGCCCCCTTGATCGAGGCGGAGGCCGAGCTGCGGCAGTTGGAGGAGCAAATTGCCGACCCGGCTGCGGCTGAGAACGAGAAGCGGTATGAAGAGCTGCTGGAACGGTATTCCACCCGTTCGGACTGGTTCAAGGACAACGGCGGCTACGAAATGAATACGCGCATCCGCAGCGTACTCCACGGAATGGGCTTCGGGGATTTCCCTCCCGACACGCCGATTTCGACCTTGAGCGGCGGGCAGAAGACCCGCCTCGCGCTCGCCCGCATTCTGCTTCAGGCTCCTGACCTGCTGATGCTGGACGAACCGACCAACCATCTGGACATCGAAACGCTGACCTGGCTGGAGGACTATCTGCGCGGGTATTCCGGCGGCATCCTCGTCGTATCCCATGACCGCTATTTTCTTGACCGGCTGGTGACGGCCATTGTGGAAATCGAACGCCATGAGTCCCGCCGGTATACAGGCAATTACAGCCGCTATGTGGATCTCAAGGCCGCGGAGTATGAGAGCAGGCTCAAACAGTACGAGAAGCAGCAGGACGAGATCGCCAAGATGGAGGAATTCGTGCAGCGCAACATCGTGCGGGCCTCCACAACCAAACGGGCGCAGAGCCGGCGCAAGGCGCTGGAGAAGATGGATCGGATCGAACGGCCGCTCGGCGATCTGAAAAAAGCGAACTTCTCCTTCGAGCCCTCGTTCCATTCCGGCAAGGAAGTGCTGCAGGTCAGGGAAGTCGCCGTAGCCTTCGCAGAGGGCGATCCTCTGTTCAAAAACGCATCCTTCGAGCTTCGCCGGGGCGAGACGGCCGCTCTGGTCGGTCCGAACGGTATCGGCAAGTCGACGCTGCTGCAATGCCTGATCGGCTCCCGCGAGCCTTCCGCCGGAAGCGTGACCTGGGGAACCAAGGTCAAAATCGGCTATTACGACCAGGAACAGACCCGGCTGAACCCGAAAAATACGGTGCTGGAGGAACTCTGGAGCGAATATCCGATGCTGGAGGAGGCGCGAATCCGGACGATACTCGGCAACTTCCTGTTCAGCGGCGAGGATGTTCAGAAGAGAATAGCCGCCCTCAGCGGCGGTGAAAAAGCCCGGGTTGCGCTCTCGAAGCTGATGCTGCGGGGCGCCAATATGCTCATTCTCGACGAACCGACCAACCATCTCGACCTTGTCAGCCGCGAGGTGCTCGAATCGGCGCTGATCGACTTTGAAGGAACCCTGCTCTTTATATCACATGACCGTTACTTCCTGAACAAAATGGCTGAGCGCGTGCTCGAGCTTCATCCGGGCGGAATCGACCCGTATCTCGGAAATTACGACGACTATGTTGCCAAAAAAGGAGAGCTGGAGGATCTCGCCAGCGAGGATGCCGTCAGTGTTGCAACCACTCCTGTGGGCGGCACCGATAAAGGTCCGGCCCCCGCTTCCGACAAAGGAGGCGCCGCTTCATATGAAACGGATAAGCAGGCCAAACGTGAGGAGCGGAACCGTCAGCGCCGGCTGGCCGAACTGGAGGAATCCATCGCCAAGCTGGAGGAAGAGATCGCGGTTGTCGAAACAGAGATGACCAAGCCGGAAATCTATCAGGATTACGTGGCGCTGCAGGAGCATGAACGGGATTTGAATGAAAAAAAACAGCGGCTCGCTGAGTTTTTTGGCGAATGGGAAATTCTCGCGGACGCTACAAATTAG
- a CDS encoding 5-formyltetrahydrofolate cyclo-ligase, whose amino-acid sequence MTHADLQLAAYKRELRRSAVSVRDGIPPVRREELSSLVCHHAWQWLEETGADSVMVYVPFRSELDTRPLIERCWKAGRRVVLPRVHASSGEMTLHAVESWSELEPGTYGIPEPAESLSAVEKGSEPPVVFVPGLAFDARGGRLGYGRGYYDRLRARLYGASASGAEWKSVWVGLAYGAQILNEVPMEAHDAFMDMLITEKGILHCTAEGKGIDAR is encoded by the coding sequence GTGACACACGCGGACTTGCAGCTTGCCGCCTACAAGCGCGAGCTGCGCCGAAGCGCCGTCTCCGTCCGTGACGGAATCCCTCCGGTACGGAGGGAGGAGTTATCCTCGCTTGTATGCCATCATGCATGGCAGTGGCTGGAGGAGACCGGTGCGGACTCGGTTATGGTGTACGTTCCCTTCCGTTCAGAGCTGGATACGCGCCCACTGATTGAGCGGTGCTGGAAGGCGGGCCGCAGGGTCGTTCTGCCCCGCGTCCATGCCAGTTCCGGGGAGATGACCCTGCACGCCGTAGAATCATGGAGCGAGCTTGAGCCGGGAACGTACGGCATTCCAGAGCCTGCGGAGAGCCTTTCTGCAGTTGAGAAGGGAAGCGAGCCGCCCGTCGTTTTCGTTCCGGGCCTGGCCTTTGATGCCAGGGGAGGCCGGCTTGGCTACGGCCGGGGCTACTACGACCGGCTGCGGGCCCGTCTGTACGGAGCCTCCGCATCAGGTGCGGAGTGGAAATCGGTGTGGGTCGGTCTCGCTTACGGCGCGCAGATCTTGAATGAGGTGCCCATGGAAGCCCATGACGCTTTTATGGACATGCTGATTACCGAGAAAGGAATACTGCATTGCACTGCCGAAGGAAAGGGGATTGACGCAAGATGA
- the moaC gene encoding cyclic pyranopterin monophosphate synthase MoaC, with the protein MKLTHFNGQGRARMVDVSDKEVTKREATAKSRVTMAPETLDAIKAGAIGKGDVLAVAQVAGIMAAKKTADWIPMCHPLPLTGIDIRFSDNTKDELYIEATVKTTGRTGVEMEALTAVSAAALTVYDMCKALQKDMVIGPTLLASKTGGKNGDYAREEV; encoded by the coding sequence ATGAAGTTAACGCATTTCAACGGTCAGGGCAGAGCGCGCATGGTTGATGTCAGCGATAAGGAAGTGACCAAGCGCGAAGCTACTGCGAAGAGCAGGGTAACGATGGCGCCGGAAACGCTTGACGCCATCAAAGCCGGAGCCATAGGCAAAGGCGATGTGCTTGCCGTCGCCCAAGTCGCCGGCATTATGGCCGCCAAGAAAACGGCCGACTGGATACCGATGTGCCATCCGCTGCCTTTGACGGGCATCGATATCCGTTTCTCAGACAACACCAAAGATGAACTATATATAGAAGCGACTGTCAAGACCACCGGCAGAACGGGCGTTGAAATGGAAGCCCTGACAGCCGTCTCCGCCGCAGCGCTGACGGTATACGACATGTGCAAGGCGCTGCAGAAAGACATGGTCATCGGGCCGACGCTGCTTGCGTCCAAGACGGGCGGCAAGAACGGCGATTATGCACGGGAAGAAGTGTAG
- a CDS encoding MogA/MoaB family molybdenum cofactor biosynthesis protein — protein MAWKTAILTASDKGARGEREDTSAQVIRELVEEELGGEIVEYRIVPDEPDEIIAALIELTDYFQADLVLTTGGTELAIRDVTPEATRRVIEREVPGMSEAMRSTVMQKNRAAMLFRGICGIRGRTLIVNLPGTPKGVHEHLAAIMDQLPEALLMVTGQYRQ, from the coding sequence ATGGCGTGGAAGACAGCAATCCTGACGGCCAGCGACAAGGGGGCTCGGGGCGAGAGGGAGGATACGAGCGCTCAAGTGATCCGCGAGCTGGTGGAGGAGGAGCTTGGAGGGGAGATCGTAGAGTACCGGATTGTCCCCGACGAGCCGGATGAAATTATTGCGGCGCTCATCGAATTGACCGATTACTTTCAGGCCGATCTGGTTCTGACCACAGGCGGTACCGAGCTTGCCATCCGGGATGTGACGCCGGAAGCGACGCGCCGGGTGATCGAACGGGAAGTGCCGGGCATGTCTGAGGCGATGCGGAGTACGGTAATGCAGAAGAACCGCGCCGCCATGCTGTTCCGGGGGATCTGCGGCATCCGCGGCCGGACGCTGATCGTCAATCTGCCGGGCACTCCCAAGGGCGTGCATGAGCATTTGGCCGCCATTATGGATCAGCTGCCGGAGGCGCTGCTGATGGTAACCGGCCAATATCGGCAGTAG
- the tatA gene encoding twin-arginine translocase TatA/TatE family subunit has protein sequence MFNGIGAPGIILLVILALLLFGPNKLPELGRAVGRTFREFKEGTRDIMADSEPAVKSEPPAPDQAQNAPASLEKRLPE, from the coding sequence ATGTTTAACGGTATTGGGGCTCCGGGCATCATACTGCTTGTCATTCTGGCGCTGCTGCTCTTTGGTCCTAACAAGCTGCCCGAACTGGGCCGCGCAGTCGGAAGGACCTTCCGTGAGTTCAAGGAAGGAACCCGCGATATAATGGCCGACTCCGAGCCGGCGGTCAAGAGCGAGCCGCCCGCGCCGGATCAGGCGCAGAATGCGCCCGCCTCCCTTGAGAAGCGTTTGCCGGAATAA
- the tatC gene encoding twin-arginine translocase subunit TatC translates to MTIVEHLTELRRRIIAVLVVFTIGLAGGLFCAKPVYEYLIHADLAQGFVLHAFAFWDGIGMYMKIAMAVSLMVSIPFIVFQLWAFVSPALRPEERSAALRYVPYALILFVAGLLFAYYIVFPMALSFTVSVTRDLGLEETYGIAQYFNFMFSLVLPMALLFELPLIVMFLTKIRLLNPLRLRKMRRYAYFALVFIAVVITPPDFISDFLVTVPLIVLYEFSVFLSAAVYRKQLIADAALEARYAAGDHA, encoded by the coding sequence ATGACGATTGTCGAGCATCTCACGGAGCTGCGCAGAAGAATCATAGCCGTGCTGGTCGTCTTTACCATCGGTCTGGCGGGCGGGCTGTTCTGCGCGAAGCCGGTCTATGAATATCTGATCCATGCCGACCTGGCTCAGGGCTTCGTGCTGCATGCTTTCGCCTTCTGGGACGGCATCGGCATGTATATGAAGATTGCCATGGCCGTGTCGCTGATGGTATCCATCCCTTTCATCGTCTTTCAGCTTTGGGCCTTCGTCAGTCCCGCTCTGCGGCCGGAGGAACGGAGCGCAGCCCTGCGGTATGTGCCGTATGCGCTAATTTTGTTTGTGGCCGGTCTTCTCTTCGCTTATTACATCGTGTTTCCGATGGCACTCTCCTTCACCGTCTCGGTGACGCGCGATCTGGGACTGGAGGAGACGTACGGCATCGCGCAGTATTTCAATTTTATGTTCAGCCTGGTGCTGCCGATGGCGCTGCTGTTCGAGCTGCCGCTGATCGTCATGTTTCTCACCAAGATTCGGCTGCTGAACCCGCTCCGTCTGCGTAAAATGCGCCGCTATGCCTATTTTGCGCTGGTCTTTATCGCCGTCGTCATTACGCCGCCGGATTTCATCTCGGATTTTCTGGTCACTGTTCCTCTGATTGTTCTTTATGAATTCAGCGTATTTCTGTCCGCGGCTGTTTACCGCAAGCAGCTGATCGCCGACGCGGCGCTGGAGGCAAGATACGCCGCGGGAGACCATGCTTGA
- the groES gene encoding co-chaperone GroES — protein sequence MIKPLGERVLVEPIEQEETTSFGIVLPDSAKEKPQEGKIIAVGSGALKDGVRVPLEVKEGDRVIFSKYAGTEIKYEGKEYLIMKESDIHAILG from the coding sequence ATGATCAAACCTTTAGGTGAACGCGTATTGGTGGAACCGATCGAGCAGGAGGAAACGACTTCGTTCGGAATCGTGCTTCCGGACTCGGCGAAGGAGAAGCCGCAGGAAGGCAAAATCATTGCCGTAGGCAGCGGCGCTCTGAAAGACGGAGTTCGCGTACCGCTGGAAGTGAAGGAAGGCGACCGCGTCATTTTCTCGAAGTATGCCGGAACCGAGATCAAGTATGAAGGCAAAGAATATTTGATTATGAAAGAAAGCGACATTCACGCTATTCTGGGTTAA